The sequence AAAGCGAGTCTGAGGAGCGTTtccgcgccgtccaggaGGCCCAGATACGGCTGCGTGAGAAGCAGATGGAGCTAGATCGCTACGTCGCGGAGTACGAGTCTCTGAAGCTCGTAGAGCAGGAACAGCAGACGTTCTTCCAGCATCTTAGCCAGGCCAAGGATTAAAGCGCAGCaattcagcagcagcgtgtggCTCACAAGACGAATCTGCTTTTGAGAATGGTGAGCCGCTACAGTGCTGCCCAACGAACGGAGAGAGTAGACGAGGAAAACGAAATGTCTCGCACGGCACGTGAGACGGAAGCCGTTCAGCCGTACACGCGTTTCACGCGTGCGGGAGTGTGCACGTGGgcccttcgcctctcttccttGGCGTGGATGCTTTGCTAGCTCTGCGTCGTATAGACCTTTGTGCCGGTGTGCTGGTGGTACATGCTGGCGCGTGAGCGTGAGCGAGTGTTGGCGGTTTCTTGTGTTGCCTTGCAGCTACGATGTATGTAAACTACGTCTCAATAAAGCACGCCCACCGCCGGTTGCTGTAACCTCCGTTTTCCTACTgatctcgctctctctgcgtaTATAGCCTTCTGCTGCACTTCTTTGTTCATGTGTCCAACTCTGCCCTCGAGTATCTGTGGCCGCGATAGaccgcgcatgcgcacgggAGTAGCACCAACTGAGGGAGACCAGCGGCGAGGCGTGTGGAGGCAGGGCTCTAGGGAGTTGTTTGGCCTGTCATTGTGAAATAGCGCCTCGCGCCCCTTGAGGCGAATGCCTTCAATTAAGCCTATCATCCAGCCTGATCGGTACGAATATAGATGCAAAGCAGACACACAAAGGCAGCGTGGAGGCGAGTTGCTCTTGCCCGTCTCGGGAAAGTCGagccccccccttcccccgctccctcccttgCACACCCACCCCGGTCAACTCGCTCCTCCTTAGTGttggagaagggagagacaTAAACGACTGcccgctgctgatgttgaCCTAGTTCGCAATCAttctctcccttctcgctgccgctcctcctcttctttccgAGAGTTCGCAGGGCATTATTtcttgtatgtgtgtgtaggtgtcGGGCGCACGCCACCAGCCCCTCCGGCTCCACCACCGATAAAAAGACCAAAAAATTGGGCTTCTAGCTCCTACTCTCAAGAGCGTGCCATCGCGCTTCACGTTTCGCCTACCCTCTGTCTTCCTCATCTCAActgccgcctcgcctctcttctGCCTCCCCTCATTTTTGTAACCGCCTTCCGTTCTCTCTCACGAGCCTTTGCTGCCTTCGATGTGAGGCAGGTGTcttcatcttttttttttctttctaTTCTCTCTTGCTGGTGTTGGTCTCAACACTGGTCGGTCTCGCTGTTGTGCAAGGGATGCCCAAGAGCACATCCGTCTTATCTAGTTGTTTACCTGTATCCGTGTCGCTTGCGGCTCCTCTTGGTGTatctgcgcgtgcggcagTCCCAACTTTGTGCGCGCTCGGATCTCCCCCTCCCAACACACATCCATCAGCCGATTACGTGACGTGGTTGACGATATCGCTCTTCCGACCCCCTGCCTCTTTTTCCAAATCacgccctccttcccccaAATCGGTTGGGCGTGGCTCTCTCGCGTATTCTCATCTTGTTCCCCTCATCGGTAGCAGTGACactcttttgttgttgttgtacGCGTTCTTTgccgttctctctctgtgcctaTGCAAATTTTGTTTTATACGGTTTCACTGTTATTGTCGGGGttttctgtgtgtctgtgtgtgtgtactgCGCTCTGCACCATCGTATCGTCGCTTCGCTTCTGGCACTCCCCCATCCGGACACGTCTGGCGGTGTTTGTGCCTTTCTTCGTCTCTCTGGATACGTTAGCGTGTGTACCTCTGCACATGCACCCTTGCCGACGTCCTAGGTCTTGtgttgttttcttctttgtgATTTGTTTTCTCGGCACAGAGCTCTTTCTCGGCGTGCCGAACGACTTCATTTCCCATCTctttcatctctctctgcgcggtAAAGATTTTTTCCCTTTATAggtggaagggggggggagggaagagggggtaGGAGAGTCGTGCATCAGAGTCTTGTGCGTGAGTGCCATTTTGGTGTGCCGACGTGCATGACTAGGCTGCTGCGCGTAAGGCGGCTGCGACTTGCTTTGTTTCGAGTTTTTTCATTTGCTCCTGTTACGTTGTCTAGAGCGTGCGTCTTGAGGTCCTGGTCGAGAGACGTGGCTGCAGCCGCCTGCCATCCACTGTGCCTGTGCTCGGCTGCGCGTTGAGGCATCAAGTCCcctgcgctgcaccgcgtcgCTTGACCCTCTTGTAGATATTTGTTTGCATGCAGGGGTATCTGTACGCCGTATGtgggctgccgcagcgacgaAGAACTCCCAACACTTATGCTTGTCGACACTTCGTCTTGCTTTCGCTCTTcttatgtgcgtgtgtgatcGCCAAGGAGACTTGAATCGAACAACAATGGCAGCTTCAGGGCTTAACCATGCGGCACCCCGCCGACGGCCTGGGTCGTGTCCGCCCTCCACGCGGCAGCTCCACTGCATCGAGACGCTGTACGCGACTCACAGACATGTGCCATCCCCGCACTACTGCTTCGACCCTGATGCGCTTCTGGCGAAGTCCATCCAGCAGCAACTCGAGCGCCTGTACAGAGGTCCGAACGCCGACGCCAGTCCACGCCAACGGCCGAGCAGTGCATCGCAGCCACACCGCGGCAGATCGACGAACAGCAAGCAGCATGGAAGCGGTAGTCGAGCGCGGCTGAGCTTGACACAGTCCACTCCCGGTGCGAAGCGGGACGAgtcctcgttctctctctcacggcTGTCAACGCCTTGCTCAAAGCGCCTCGTGGCGTCGCTGTCTTCTCCCCAGCCGCAGCGTCCGCACGGAACTACAGCGGCGGCAATCTCGCTTCTGACTTCAACTCTTCCTGAACCGTCGCAGCCCCCCGCATGGTGTAGGCAGCGCGGCAAAGAGGAGATCATCGAAAACGAACTTGAGCCGGTGCCGAACCTCATCGGACTCAGCGACTACTTTATGAAGCGCCCTCATTTCGTCTACCGGCCCCGCTCCACGGGTGGCAGCGAGGCAAGTACATCCGCTGCAGACCTGTACAGCGGCTGGCATGATCTCGACGGCGCGAGATGTCACTCCCGCACCCGAGTGACACCGCAGTTGTCACGCTCGTCCAGTTCGACGACGCCAGGCCTCCCAAACAGCTCTAGTATTCGCCGCCCCACACTTCAGTTCGGTGTTCTTCCGAGCTCCGTCGTGCGCAGGTGTGCGGCAGGATTTTCCGGCCAGCCGAAGCCGTCCCAGCGCATTGATACTTCTGCACCAGCGGCGGACCACAGTCGCGGGGTGAACGGCGCACCATTGCCTCCTGGCGAGGCGGCGATTGGCGTACACGCAAGCGAGCCATCATCAAGCAGCAGGCACAGCGCGTCCACCTTCTTCCTAGACAGCGAAGAGGTTTTCTTCGACGAGGATCCGCtcgcgacgcagctgctgcagggacCAGAGGCTGCGAAGTGTCCTGCAACAATGCATGCGCCCGCCTCCGAACAGGCAGCACGAGAGCATGAGAGGGCCGACGACCCGGCGGCGTCTGGCAcgcgagctgcggcggcgctggagccgctCGTCGTGGAGAGTCTCTCGTcctccgctgcgcagcatgcACTGTTGCCGCGCGCACCCGAGACCCCATCCGACCCTGTGGCTTCCTTCAGCTCGTTTTCCACAGATCCGGCATcatccgccgctgccgggcAGCCTGCCGCACCAGCGACACCAAAACCACCTTCAAGGAGTACACTCTTTCTCCGCAAGCGATCGCCCAGTCCctggcaccgctgccgcaccatcGACAACTTGCTTcagaagctgctgcgtcttcgTGTCCAGTATGAGCGCGTGAGGCATCAGGGGCATGGCCCGTGCGGTGTCTGCGACAAGAGCTTCCTGGAACCGCCACTGTATGCGTGCAGCAAGAGTGCTGCGACACAGGGGAAATGCTTCTCGTCCCTCTCTACCTTTGCTGGGACTGTGCGCTCACACAGTCGCCGTGGCCGCACCCAGCAGCAGggacggcagccgcacgcTCGACCAGTTTCACGCGGttcgcagcgcagcggtcTTTGCAGTGGCTGCGGGCACTCAGCACCCCACATTCGCAGCGCTGTCGACGTCGGTAACGGGGATCAAGATGCTAGCCTTCATCTTTTCCGCGGCTTCCGTCGCTGCGAATGCTGCGAGGTCTTACTACCACATGACACAGttgtgccggtgccgccgactGTACCACGGAATGGCGCCTCATTGACACCGCGTCGGGGTCGACGGGGGCCATCTTCGGTGgcttcgccagctgcgccaccgcgtcaGCGCTCGACACGCATGTCCGATCCATTCGCGGCAGCTCGGCCGATGCCATCCTACTATTGCCCGTGCCACAGCGAAACGGCTTCGCACCGCCGGCCCTCAGCGCGCCGTAGTGAGGAGGGAGACAGGTGCCGTGAAGGCGTGAGGGACGAAGCGGGAGCACGGGCAGCGCTTGATCTGGACGCGAAAGACCACTTGCTTCTCAAGCTCCTGCGCCGCATAGGGAAGGACATCCGTGCGGGGCAGAAGGGATCGGAAGCGTCAACCGCAGAAGATACGGCAagccgcaccacctccggcgcAACCGACCGAGGCGTCGAGGCCTTGCTGCGAGCATTGCGGGAGGAGGTGCACATGGACGATGCGACCtacgcggagctgctgcgcgagcttcATGGAAGTGGCCTGAGCCCAGTCGCTGGGTCATCCGCTGCTTCTTCGGCGGAGCCGACACACACGGTTGTACTCTTTCCGCACAGCATGCCGCACCCCCCGTTTGCACCGCCGCATCATACCACAGGATGCTGCgatgcggcagtggcgacgATGGCATCGCCACCTTCGCCGCCAGAGGTGAACGCGGAGAACAACCACGCAGACGGTAGAGCACGTGGTGCGCCTCTGCAAACATACGAGGAGAACTTGCCGTCAGCCCCTGCCGCTGTCCTCGAACCTCTCCACGCCGGTGAGGGAGCTCCCTGCTCGCAACGCTTTTCGTCAATCTCGAGCATCAAGCTGAGAAGTGACAGCTGCGTCCGCGGtctcgctgcgcctgcttTGACTTCGCACGAGGAGACTGACGCGTCTGCGCCTGGGCCCGTAGCCGAGCTGcaccccgccaccgccacgatTCCCGCCGCTTTGGGCTCCGTCTTTGACGATCTCGTGCACAAATCCGTTCAGCACAGTCAGCTGCGCATTATCGACGCGCTGGAGGGGGCTCTGCGGGCGCGTCTCGgcaaggatgaggaggacgCGCGGTGGGAGGTGTGTCGCAGGGGAGTGAACGAGGAGGaagtgctgcggcgccgggcACTTGCGTTGGAGGAAGCGGTGAAGGGGGTAGATCTTgtgcggcagtgccgctACCTGCGTGCTCGCATTCTCGTCGCTGAAACGGAGCTGAAAGAGTAGAGGGCGACACTGACGGCAGAGGATCACGCGCGCGAGCGCTTAACAGAGAGAACACGGGcctcgcggcggctgtggaggGCCCACAAAGAGGGTTCGCCGAGCTCTGTATTCTGGAGGAGCGTGGTCGTTGCGGCAACTTGTGGGCAGAGCTGCTCATACGCCAGGAGCTGCTGGTGAGCTtgtgcagcgacgccggGGAGCGCGCCAGGGCCGAAATTGAGTTTGAAGAGCAGTTGAAGCGGACTAACTGGATACAGGTAGTTATCGTGTGTGCTTTCTGGCGCAGACTCATGCGGCAAGGGACACAACGCCTATAAAAGTGAACTGGGCTgagtggggcggcggcgtcattGGGGACATGCCGTTCGCGCCACCGTTAACGGGTGAACAGCTGTCAGCCCCAACAGGGGATGCGCCGACGAAGACCTCTGTGACAGGGGACGCCCCTGAGTCCGTGGCGGCGTCTCCACTGGACACCGGCCTGTCCGTCGAGAAGGATGTTGTCGaggctgctgcaccgccggctGAAGACGAGTCTGTGGCTGACGAGCACGCTCGCGGCGAGGACGGCATACATCTGCTACCGTTCCCTTCCTTCGTCGTCGACGGCAACGTACCCAGGATCATCCCGCCGAGGTCGAAGTTGCCGTTCATCTGGGGCACCTTCAGCGGCCCTGGAGCTACTCGGCAACGGTGCTGGTGTTCCGAACGAGCTTCGTGACTGGGATGAAGAGCAGCAACCGCAGAGCGTCGCACGACACAGTGGTGCGGTGCTGACGGTGCCTGAGCATGTTGATGGCATACCAATACGTATGGAAGGCGAGCTGGAGAACGTCAGCTCCAGGGAGACCCTTGCCTCACTCGCAGACgtggcgccgttgccgagGGAGGCGTCATCGCCGGCAGCCAAAGGCAGGGCGGTCGATGCCATGTCGGATGTGCAGCCCCGTTccgcggcaccaccagcgTTTTCTGCCTCTGAGCCGAAGAGTAGCCATAATCTGCAGAGGCCTGTGATGGCACTGCCGGAAGATGGCGAACTGTTGCCGTCGGCGAACACACCAAGTGCCTGAGGTGGAGAACAAGCCTGTGACCCCTCTCGAAGAGACGGCCGAGGTCGAgtcagcggctgcggctgagaATGCGTCTGGGGGCACTTCtagcagcgagggcgaggctGCGGAGGAGCCGACAGCACTGCAAAGCACAGCGaccaccacagcagcccTAGACGCCACGCAGCGGCCCTCTGCCACACTCCGTagtgcagctggcgctgcagtcaCGGCGACACTTCGCTCTTGTGAAACCCCTTAAGAGAGCGCGCCATTCCAGTGACGCCTCTGGAGGCCGGCGCCAACGGAGCTAGCGCACCGGCGCGGACCGCGTCCGCAAGTCAAAGGCAGAGTCTCAGCACCCCGCCGGATGCCACAGTAGAGTATGTGCAGCGGAGGAGCCTCACCACTAAGGCGGCGGACACTCAGGAGACTGTGGCACTGACTGCTGCATCGTCAGTGCGTCTGGCGAAGAGGCGAGCCGCGCATGCTGCAGAGCACCATCATGGAGGTTTGATGACCGCCATCGAACCGGATGAGGATGGCGAACTCGTGGAGGGCGAAGTGAGTCAGGGGCTCATTGCACTTACTACCCCTGCTGCGActactgctgccgccggcatGGTGAGGTTTCAGGAGAAATGTTCGGCTGACGAGCCGCACTCGAAGGTGCATCCACAGGACGTTCCGCGCCCGCTGCCTCGGCCCGCTAGCACAAGTGCAGAGATGGAGCACATCGAAGGACGGCCCTCGATCGATGCCCATGCAGCCTACGGAAAGGTccaaggggaggggggacagCTGCAAGCGCCGTCCGTGATGGAGAGCGGGGCGGACTATGCTTTGCAGCGgttgccgcctccgcagctcAGCGCGGGCAACGCAGCCGATGCTGAAATCCGGCAGccagcacagcagccacacagCAGCGTAGCGAGTGCCGAGGACTCGCATGCCTCCCCACCTGTTTctgcgcagctgcaacaAACCAGTGCGCAGACCGAAAGGTCTGTTTCGATGCTCGGCGAAGATCACATGACCGATTTTGCCGAATCCCCAACGGACAGCCGGCACTTCATGAGCCCTCTCGTTACCCGAAGCGAGAAGGACTCTCCGAATGTAGTGAATGCGGAGGTCAACCTCGAGGTGGAAGAGGACGAGGGCGATGAACGGGCGGATTACGGCACGTATGGGACACAGCAACTGTTTAAGCATGTggtgtcgccgccggcgctgcgccactgtTCCACGCCGGCTTTCTTCTCATCCCTCGTCAGTACACACCTGCTAGAGCCGACCACCGAGGAGGATGGGAAGGCGCCAGATGTCGACGGTGCCAGGGACGACCACAGCCGCGTAAGGGATGAGGATGCATCATATGAGCccggtggtgacagggaTGTGGCAGAGGAGGGAGCTCCGCGGAAGCgcgtggaggtggagaagtGCGAAGACGCCACGAATGTTCTGCTCTTGCACGGCGTGCACCCACCCCACTGCCGAGGTGGACCACGCCGGAGACGCGGTGAGTGAGGAGCTGTTGTGTTCAGTCGTGCACACAGCGTGTTTTACCGACACCGagtgtggcggcgccgacagtGGGCGTCACGATGAAGCCAGTGTCCCATCTGAAGGCAGCTTGCACCGCAGCCTTGCGTCGCCATGCACCGCAGCCTTGCGTCGCCATGCACGGAGTGCGAGAACAGCGCGCAGACCAGTTCGAGTACCGCAGGCAAGGGGCAGCTGAAATACGACAGGAGCCTCGACAGCGACGTTCTCACGCCTGTGGCGCGTGgactgcggcagcagtgctggGAGGAAAACagtgcggctgcgaggcTGTACAAGGAaagggcggaggaggagcaccaGCTGCCGGCTCCCCACATTTCTGAGTTTGTGTGGAGTGTCTTGGCCCAtcagctgcagaagcgggACGTCAATGCCAAAACAGCCGCGGAGGCCCCCGGCACTACTGGGACCCCTTGCGGAGGTGCGGCAGGCAAGGGTACAGAGTGgaggtgccgcggcggcgagcactACGCGGACTGCTCCCGGGAAGCTAGCAGCAGAGGTGGCTTCCGGGACGACGGACGCGCCTCCTGGAGCACCGAGGACTCGCAGCCCAACAGCGTCCCTCTCACGAGGGAGCATGACACCATGCAGCACGGGTCCTTCATTCCGCAGCGCTTGCCACTGCCCTGCGATGAAGTCACACGATCGTCACCTGCGCAGAACCCAGTGCCGGAACGGACGGTCAGGTCAGCATCGGCACCACAGGCTTCTGCGTCTTCCGAGCGCCTTTGCTGCATTGAAGGAGATGagtggagctgcagcggcggttcTTCGTATCATGTTAGTGGACTGCCCGTTCGAGCTCCATCTCCGCATCCGAAAGCGCTTCagtgtggcggcggtggcggctccGGCTACTCGTTTCTCTCGACAGACACGTGCAACGAGGAACGCAGCCTAGAGATAACACCTGACCTAAACGCTACACGGTAAGGACGGACATTCTGAAGTCCCCGCTCCTCAGCCACGAGCTCAGCCGAGCGCCTCTCCGCGTCGGTATCCCAGTGCATATTGCAGACTCCTcaacggaggaggcgcagtcGAACACGTGAAGGCTCCAGGCTGTCGCGGGTGTCGCCTTTTGGGGCGAATccgtgaggagggaggtgtgtgtgtgtgtgtgtgtgcatgtatgtgtgaTGTGCATCCGTCTCAACCAgcactctccctccctcttccgaGCGCCACGTCGGCATCTCCTACAACTCGACCTGACGCCGCAATGTAGCATGCGACAGCGCTGACTTCCATGCGCACTGCTGtcgtgggtgtgcgtgtctgtttGCCTCACCGTTGCGCGAGATCTGACATTCATCCGTCAGACACACGAACACCATTCTCACTGCTTTCAAGACGCGCACCGGCCCGgcccccgcccgccccgcTTCGTCGTCTCGCTTTCTCCTTGGCGCATATACTCTCtgcctttcctctctctttgggCGACACACGCCCTTCAGGGAAGAGTGGCAGGGGCCGGCACAATCCACCTCCACAATGGCGACccggaaaagagagaaacaagGAAGACTGTTGTGGCACCCattctctgtctgtctgtctgttgCACCTTGCACAGTCTACCTTTCCACTGGTTCCTCCCTCTGCTGTGCTGGCGCTTGATATTTGGCTGTGGTGTCTTGCTTCGTCGACCGCTGTCACTGCTCTCTTCGACTTTGCCTTTCGGTGTTCTCTTGTGACTCTCTCTAGATCGCAGCGTGCCCCAACTCCCTTCGCACAAGCAGACGGCTAGACGGAAGAGCGGGAGGCACGGTGGGCATACGTGTAGGCTCTCACACACGGCTGCATCCCTTGCTTGGGGCATCACGGGAATTTCATCACCTACTGCTGTACCAACCACCCTCCCGCCCTTACAtacgcacgtgcgtgcgcccttctctcgcccCCCTTCTCACTATGAGCAACAAAGCGTGGCTGGACAGGCAGAGCATTCGCACGCTTCTCCTCTACGGAGGGCTCGCGCGGGTCGTGCTGCTGATTTACGCCGCCTTCCACGACTACTACTTTCGTGTCAAGTACACGGATATCGACTACATGATTGTGGTTGATGGCGCCAGAGAACTGCTACACGGCGGAACACCATTTGATCGCACGACGTACCGTTACACGCCGCTTCTGGCTGTCCTGGTGATCCCCGCCGTGCTGGTCGCCAACCCGCTTGGGAAGGTTGTCTTCACGCTGAGCGACCTTGGCGCAGCCTACTATTGCTTTCACATGCTCCTGCGCTTTTCGACGGAGCGGAGCGCCAAGTGGATGGTGGTTATCTTGATCCTCTTCAACCCCGTCGTGCTGAACGTGTCGACGCGTGGAAACAGCGACATGCTCATCTCGTTCATGAGTATGGGCGTGCTGGCGAAGTTTGCGGAGGGTCGCTACttcaccgcagcggcgatccTCGGCTTCGCCGTGCACTTTAAAATCTATCCCATCATCTACGCGCTTCCGCTGGTGCTCGGTGTGTGGGAGCGCGCGAAGCAAGAATGCTTTTTCGGTCGCCTTGCCCACACCGCCCCCGTCGTGGTCGGATGCGGCCTCTGCTTCACGGTCGCCTTCGCTGTTCCGACGTATGTGTGCTACCTGGTCTACGGTCAGCAGTACCTCGACGAGGCCTTCATCTACCATATCCATCGCGAGGACCACCGGCACAACTTTTCCCCGTACTGGCTGCTCATGTATCTCAACATGGGCCGCCGCGACcttggcgtcggcgtcgactACTCCGCTGGGCTGTTTGCGTTTCTGCCGCAGTTCGCAGTGCTGTGCTACGCCTCGTGGAAGCTTCGCAAGAACATTGCCCACGCCTGCTGCGTTGAGACGATTCTTTTCGTCGCCTTCAACAAAGTCTGCACCGTGCAGTACTTCGTGTGGTTCCTCCCGTTCCTAGCGTTCGTCTTCTGCGAGCCAGCGCAGCCAAAACGGCTGATGGGTGCCACAAATGTCTCCAAGTCAGAGCGGCCGTCGATGCTTTCGGCTGTCGCGGTCATCCTCATGTGGAGCCTCACGATTCCGCTGTGGGTGTGGACAGCATACCGACTCGAGTTCGAGGGACAGAACCACTACGGCCGCCTGTGGATCGTGTCGTGCGTCTTCTACCTTGCCACAGTGGGCCTCGCCGCGTGGCTGGGGCGGCTGTGCTATCGGAGTCGCATAACCATCGCCATTAAGGACCACCGCCCGGCGTTCAAACGGGCGTAATTCCTCATCAGCGACacgtgcctctgctgcgtgctGGTCCCTCTTATT is a genomic window of Leishmania infantum JPCM5 genome chromosome 30 containing:
- the GPI14 gene encoding putative mannosyltransferase, with protein sequence MSNKAWLDRQSIRTLLLYGGLARVVLLIYAAFHDYYFRVKYTDIDYMIVVDGARELLHGGTPFDRTTYRYTPLLAVLVIPAVLVANPLGKVVFTLSDLGAAYYCFHMLLRFSTERSAKWMVVILILFNPVVLNVSTRGNSDMLISFMSMGVLAKFAEGRYFTAAAILGFAVHFKIYPIIYALPLVLGVWERAKQECFFGRLAHTAPVVVGCGLCFTVAFAVPTYVCYLVYGQQYLDEAFIYHIHREDHRHNFSPYWLLMYLNMGRRDLGVGVDYSAGLFAFLPQFAVLCYASWKLRKNIAHACCVETILFVAFNKVCTVQYFVWFLPFLAFVFCEPAQPKRLMGATNVSKSERPSMLSAVAVILMWSLTIPLWVWTAYRLEFEGQNHYGRLWIVSCVFYLATVGLAAWLGRLCYRSRITIAIKDHRPAFKRA